A window from Comamonas odontotermitis encodes these proteins:
- a CDS encoding ABC transporter ATP-binding protein, whose protein sequence is MATPRLDVRSLSTSFATDGGRVQSVSDVSFRIMPGQTLALVGESGSGKSVTSLSLMGLHAKTSHAQVQGEAHFVLRDGRTVDLLRLDHAALRALRGNEMAMVFQEPMTSLNPVLTVGEQIAESVRLHMGLDKAGALKHAQRMLELVEIPAAAQRVHEYPHQLSGGMRQRVMIALAMACNPTLLIADEPTTALDVTIQAQILALMGRLQKETGMSILFVTHNLGVVAQYADAIAVMYAGRIVETASVHDLFAAPKHPYTQGLLGCLPGMARKRELEAAASAMRAGGKPAFVPKRRLDAIPGQVSSLLSPPPGCAFAPRCSLKLPACEAAMPGLDVLNADSWPARQVRCIRAGESA, encoded by the coding sequence ATGGCCACGCCACGGCTTGATGTGCGCTCGCTGTCGACCTCGTTCGCCACCGATGGCGGGCGGGTGCAAAGCGTCTCGGATGTGAGCTTTCGCATCATGCCGGGCCAGACGCTGGCCCTGGTGGGTGAGTCGGGCTCGGGCAAATCCGTCACCAGCCTGTCGTTGATGGGCCTGCACGCCAAGACCTCGCACGCGCAGGTGCAGGGCGAGGCGCATTTTGTGCTGCGCGATGGCCGCACGGTCGATCTGCTCCGGCTGGACCATGCCGCCCTGCGCGCGCTGCGCGGCAATGAAATGGCCATGGTCTTTCAGGAGCCGATGACCAGCCTGAACCCGGTGCTTACCGTGGGCGAGCAGATTGCCGAATCGGTGCGCCTGCACATGGGGCTGGACAAGGCCGGGGCGCTGAAGCACGCGCAGCGCATGCTGGAACTGGTCGAGATTCCGGCTGCGGCACAGCGCGTGCATGAGTATCCGCACCAGCTCTCGGGCGGCATGCGCCAGCGGGTGATGATTGCACTGGCCATGGCCTGCAACCCGACCTTGCTGATCGCCGACGAGCCCACCACGGCGCTCGATGTGACGATCCAGGCCCAGATTCTGGCGCTGATGGGGCGGTTGCAGAAGGAGACGGGCATGAGCATTCTGTTTGTGACCCACAACCTGGGCGTGGTGGCGCAGTACGCCGATGCGATTGCGGTGATGTATGCCGGCCGCATTGTTGAGACCGCCAGCGTGCACGATCTGTTTGCCGCGCCCAAGCACCCCTACACCCAGGGCCTGCTGGGCTGCCTGCCGGGCATGGCGCGCAAGCGCGAGCTGGAGGCTGCCGCCTCTGCCATGCGCGCAGGCGGCAAGCCCGCCTTCGTGCCCAAGCGCAGGCTTGACGCCATTCCCGGCCAGGTCTCCAGCCTGCTGAGCCCACCTCCCGGTTGCGCCTTTGCACCACGCTGCAGCCTGAAGCTGCCCGCTTGCGAAGCCGCCATGCCGGGCCTGGATGTATTGAACGCAGACAGCTGGCCCGCGCGCCAGGTGCGCTGCATCCGCGCGGGAGAAAGCGCATGA
- a CDS encoding ABC transporter permease — protein MLHFLLKRLGGALVVLAIVAVLVFLLTRLASGDPVALLLGDQATAADIAAARVQYGLDKPLTTQFVLWIGQVLQGNLGQSLFLQMPVTHALLERAEPTLFLALFAVSIAALIGVPCGMAAAVWRGSWADQIVSTVAMLGASIPSFWFGLILIQIFAVHLGWFPASGYGDPDSTLAQRLQHLLLPALVLGVLNSALIIRFTRASVLDILGEDYVRTARAKGLAEGVVLCKHVLRNALVPIVTVLGLTLALMIGGTVVTETVFNLPGVGNLVVRAVLRRDYPVIQGTLLVIAAIYVFINLAIDLLYTVVDPRIRLESK, from the coding sequence ATGCTGCATTTCTTACTCAAGCGCCTGGGCGGCGCGCTGGTGGTGCTTGCCATCGTCGCCGTGCTGGTGTTTCTGCTCACGCGCCTTGCGTCGGGTGACCCGGTGGCCCTGCTGCTGGGCGACCAGGCCACTGCTGCTGATATTGCTGCCGCCCGCGTGCAGTACGGGCTGGACAAGCCGCTCACCACCCAGTTCGTGCTGTGGATCGGCCAGGTGCTGCAGGGTAATCTGGGGCAGTCGCTGTTTCTGCAGATGCCGGTCACCCATGCGCTGCTCGAACGTGCCGAGCCCACCTTGTTCCTCGCGCTGTTTGCGGTATCGATTGCAGCGCTGATCGGCGTGCCCTGCGGCATGGCTGCGGCCGTGTGGCGCGGCAGCTGGGCAGACCAGATCGTCAGCACCGTGGCCATGCTGGGCGCCAGCATTCCCAGCTTCTGGTTCGGGCTCATCCTGATCCAGATCTTTGCCGTGCACCTGGGCTGGTTTCCGGCGTCGGGCTATGGCGACCCGGATTCGACGCTGGCCCAGCGCCTGCAGCACCTGCTGCTGCCCGCGCTGGTGCTGGGCGTGCTCAATTCGGCGCTGATCATCCGCTTCACCCGTGCTTCGGTGCTCGACATTCTGGGTGAAGACTACGTACGCACCGCCCGCGCCAAGGGTCTGGCCGAGGGCGTGGTGCTGTGCAAGCATGTGCTGCGCAACGCGCTGGTGCCCATCGTCACCGTGCTGGGCCTCACGCTCGCGCTGATGATCGGCGGCACCGTGGTGACCGAGACCGTGTTCAACCTGCCGGGCGTGGGCAACCTGGTGGTGCGCGCCGTGCTGCGGCGCGACTACCCGGTCATCCAGGGCACCTTGCTGGTGATTGCTGCCATCTACGTGTTCATCAACCTGGCCATCGACCTGCTGTACACCGTGGTCGATCCGCGCATCCGCCTGGAGAGCAAGTGA
- a CDS encoding ABC transporter ATP-binding protein: MTDTLDRAAGSAPEAAAAEPLVRIQQLSKQFGSGAHPVRAVDNVSFDIFPGETLGLVGESGSGKSTIGRLLTRLIEPTAGSLQYRKDGKVVDLAHLSQRELRPLRSDIQIIFQDPYASLNPRMRIRDVLGEALSTHGMATGAARQKRVEELLEQVGLRPEHAERFPHEFSGGQRQRIGIARALAVQPRFIVADEPLSALDVSIQAQVVNLLGDLKDRLGLTLLFISHDLDVVEYLCDRVVVLYLGRVVEVAPTETLYARPRHPYTQALLAAAPIPDPAQRRTIPLLSGDLPSPKNPPSGCVFRTRCPQAESQCAQADMQLRAVGGSHTGHLQACWKVQD; this comes from the coding sequence ATGACCGATACCCTGGACCGCGCCGCTGGCAGTGCGCCCGAAGCCGCCGCCGCAGAGCCGCTGGTCCGCATCCAGCAGCTGAGCAAGCAATTTGGCTCGGGCGCGCACCCGGTGCGCGCGGTCGACAACGTCTCGTTCGACATCTTTCCAGGCGAAACACTTGGCCTGGTGGGCGAGTCGGGCTCGGGCAAGAGCACGATTGGCCGTCTGCTCACGCGCCTGATCGAGCCCACCGCCGGCAGCCTGCAGTACCGCAAGGACGGCAAGGTGGTTGATCTGGCGCACCTGAGCCAGCGCGAGCTGCGGCCCCTGCGCTCCGATATCCAGATCATTTTTCAGGACCCGTATGCCAGCCTGAACCCGCGCATGCGCATCCGCGATGTGCTGGGCGAGGCCTTGTCCACCCACGGCATGGCGACTGGCGCAGCGCGGCAAAAGCGCGTCGAAGAGCTGCTGGAGCAGGTGGGCCTGCGGCCCGAGCATGCCGAGCGCTTTCCGCACGAGTTTTCGGGCGGGCAGCGCCAGCGCATCGGCATTGCCCGTGCGCTGGCCGTGCAGCCGCGCTTCATCGTGGCGGACGAGCCGCTGTCGGCGCTCGATGTGTCGATCCAGGCACAGGTGGTCAACCTGCTGGGCGATCTGAAAGACCGTTTGGGGCTGACCTTGTTGTTCATTTCCCACGATCTGGATGTGGTGGAATACCTGTGTGATCGCGTGGTGGTGCTGTACCTGGGCCGCGTGGTGGAGGTTGCTCCCACCGAGACCCTGTACGCCCGGCCACGCCATCCGTATACACAGGCGCTGCTGGCGGCTGCGCCGATTCCCGATCCGGCGCAACGCCGCACGATTCCGCTGCTGTCCGGCGACCTGCCCAGCCCCAAGAATCCGCCCAGTGGTTGCGTGTTCCGTACCCGCTGCCCGCAGGCGGAGAGCCAATGTGCGCAGGCCGATATGCAGCTGCGTGCCGTGGGCGGCAGCCATACGGGCCACCTGCAGGCCTGCTGGAAAGTACAAGACTGA
- a CDS encoding N-acyl-D-amino-acid deacylase family protein, with product MDRKVWLKNGLVVDGTGSAEFVGDVWLQGDRIVGVLAKDAPADAALAEAVAAWQQQDPQTIDCSGKVIAPGFIDVHTHDDAAALNNPGMLPKLSQGVTTVIAGNCGISLAPVVTDAPMAPLSLLGDRQFRFSTMKDYAAAVDAAQPAINIAALLGHTALRIKHMSDLNRPANEAERAAMAADMREAMEAGALGLSSGIFYREAYAADMQELVAVATEAARHGGVYATHIRDELEGILEAMLEAAGTAQQSGLPLVLSHHKCAGSANWGRTLQTLPLAEKLAQQQELSMDVYPYTAGSTVLREDLVDGVIDILITRSETHPEVAGRYLRDIAAAWGQSEYDTCVQLKPGNACYFQMREDDVQRVITHPLSMIGSDGLPNDERPHPRLWGAFPRVLAMYWRDKGVLSLAQAIHKMTGLSAQRFRLAGRGVLAAGKAADVVVFDPARIQDRATFEDPKQLSAGVEAVWVNGVLSYTEQDGALPQRGGRFVRRATA from the coding sequence ATGGATCGCAAAGTGTGGTTGAAGAATGGTCTGGTGGTAGATGGCACCGGCAGCGCCGAATTTGTGGGCGACGTATGGTTGCAAGGCGATCGCATTGTGGGCGTGCTTGCGAAAGATGCACCCGCCGATGCGGCCCTGGCCGAGGCTGTGGCGGCCTGGCAGCAGCAGGACCCGCAGACCATTGACTGCAGCGGCAAGGTGATTGCCCCGGGCTTCATCGATGTGCACACCCACGACGACGCTGCCGCGCTGAACAACCCGGGCATGCTGCCCAAGCTCTCGCAAGGGGTGACGACGGTGATTGCCGGCAACTGCGGCATTTCGCTGGCGCCGGTGGTGACCGATGCGCCGATGGCGCCGCTGTCGCTGCTGGGCGACCGGCAGTTCCGCTTTTCCACCATGAAAGACTATGCAGCGGCTGTGGATGCAGCGCAGCCTGCCATCAATATTGCGGCTTTGCTGGGCCACACGGCGCTGCGCATCAAGCACATGTCCGACTTGAACCGGCCTGCCAACGAGGCCGAGCGCGCAGCAATGGCGGCCGACATGCGCGAAGCCATGGAGGCGGGGGCCCTGGGCCTGTCGAGCGGCATTTTCTACCGCGAAGCCTATGCAGCCGACATGCAGGAGCTGGTGGCAGTGGCGACCGAGGCGGCCCGCCATGGCGGCGTGTACGCCACGCACATCCGCGATGAGCTGGAAGGCATTCTGGAAGCCATGCTGGAGGCGGCAGGCACGGCCCAGCAATCGGGGCTGCCTCTGGTGCTGTCGCACCACAAGTGTGCGGGCTCGGCCAACTGGGGCCGCACGCTGCAAACCTTGCCGCTGGCCGAAAAGCTGGCCCAGCAGCAGGAGCTGTCGATGGACGTGTACCCGTACACGGCGGGCTCCACCGTGCTGCGCGAAGACCTGGTGGATGGCGTGATCGATATCCTCATCACCCGCAGCGAAACCCACCCCGAGGTGGCGGGCCGCTACCTGCGCGATATTGCGGCTGCGTGGGGGCAGAGCGAGTACGACACCTGCGTGCAGCTCAAGCCGGGCAATGCCTGCTATTTCCAGATGCGCGAAGACGACGTGCAGCGCGTCATCACCCACCCGCTGTCGATGATCGGCTCGGACGGCTTGCCCAACGACGAGCGCCCGCACCCGCGCCTGTGGGGGGCGTTCCCACGCGTGCTGGCCATGTACTGGCGCGACAAGGGCGTGCTGAGCCTGGCGCAGGCCATCCACAAGATGACGGGGCTGTCGGCGCAGCGCTTTCGCCTGGCCGGGCGCGGCGTGCTGGCCGCTGGCAAGGCGGCCGATGTGGTGGTGTTCGACCCGGCGCGCATCCAGGACCGCGCCACGTTTGAAGACCCCAAGCAACTGAGCGCGGGGGTGGAGGCAGTTTGGGTCAACGGGGTGCTCAGCTATACCGAGCAAGATGGGGCCTTGCCCCAGCGCGGCGGGCGCTTTGTGCGCCGCGCCACGGCCTGA
- a CDS encoding Bug family tripartite tricarboxylate transporter substrate binding protein, protein MQRRQTMVWAAAALAAAVTAPVSRAQGSYPSAPITMIVPFAAGSGTDAVARAVGQKLGERLGQPVIVDNRAGANAQIAVAAVLKAKPDGQTLFMTTNTSHSANPWLVKNLKYDPIKDFTPIARVGELPFALAVNVDSPIKSVQELIDYAKAHPGKISYATPNSTSLVASETLRFLTKTDIVGVPYKSSPQALTDLMGNQVQMYVVDLGSGGSMLKAGKVRALGVTAAKGSSQLPGVPPVGKTLPGFDITSWNGIFAPAGTPPAVVNKINTELQAVLADPEVQKQLAVIGFEVWPTKTPQEFATYVADQLQYWGKLVKQADIPAQ, encoded by the coding sequence ATGCAACGACGCCAGACAATGGTATGGGCAGCCGCCGCGCTGGCTGCGGCTGTGACTGCGCCGGTGAGCCGCGCCCAGGGGAGCTACCCGAGTGCTCCGATCACGATGATCGTGCCGTTCGCGGCAGGCAGCGGCACCGACGCGGTGGCGCGCGCCGTGGGGCAGAAGCTCGGCGAGCGGCTGGGGCAGCCGGTCATTGTGGACAACCGCGCGGGCGCGAATGCGCAGATTGCCGTGGCGGCGGTGCTCAAGGCCAAGCCGGATGGGCAGACCCTGTTCATGACCACCAACACCTCGCATTCGGCCAATCCCTGGCTGGTCAAGAACCTCAAGTACGACCCGATCAAGGACTTTACGCCCATCGCCCGTGTGGGCGAGCTGCCGTTCGCGCTGGCGGTGAACGTGGATTCGCCCATCAAGTCGGTGCAGGAGCTGATCGACTACGCCAAGGCCCATCCGGGCAAGATTTCGTACGCCACGCCCAACAGCACCTCGCTCGTGGCGTCCGAGACGCTGCGCTTTCTGACCAAGACCGACATCGTGGGCGTGCCATACAAATCAAGCCCGCAGGCGCTGACTGACCTGATGGGCAACCAGGTGCAGATGTATGTGGTGGATCTGGGCTCGGGCGGCAGCATGCTCAAGGCGGGCAAGGTGCGCGCGCTGGGCGTGACGGCGGCCAAGGGCTCGTCGCAGTTGCCGGGCGTGCCACCCGTCGGCAAAACATTGCCGGGTTTTGACATCACTTCGTGGAACGGCATCTTTGCGCCTGCGGGCACGCCGCCCGCCGTGGTGAACAAGATCAACACCGAGCTGCAGGCCGTGCTGGCCGACCCCGAGGTGCAGAAGCAGCTGGCGGTGATCGGCTTCGAGGTCTGGCCCACCAAGACGCCGCAGGAGTTCGCCACCTATGTGGCCGACCAGTTGCAGTACTGGGGCAAGCTGGTCAAGCAGGCAGACATTCCTGCGCAGTGA
- a CDS encoding cupin domain-containing protein — protein MVSKYLIRAADVPAYSPANHTGTFNRRLVSSANVGAQHMEVVLGEIAKGGGALPHAHPGMEQACYLLEGTAHVEVEGESFEMVPGDTCFFPADAMHIFQTTSDTPAKLLVIYSPPYGENPARVRRPEGSGH, from the coding sequence ATGGTTTCCAAATACCTGATCCGCGCCGCCGATGTGCCGGCGTACAGCCCGGCCAACCACACCGGCACCTTCAACCGCCGCCTCGTCAGCAGCGCCAATGTGGGCGCGCAGCACATGGAGGTGGTGCTGGGCGAAATCGCCAAGGGGGGCGGTGCGCTGCCGCATGCCCACCCGGGCATGGAGCAGGCCTGCTACCTGCTCGAGGGTACGGCGCATGTCGAGGTCGAGGGCGAATCGTTCGAGATGGTGCCGGGCGATACCTGCTTTTTTCCTGCCGATGCCATGCACATCTTCCAGACCACCAGCGACACGCCCGCGAAGCTGCTGGTGATCTACAGCCCGCCCTATGGCGAAAACCCGGCGCGCGTCCGTCGCCCGGAAGGCTCCGGCCACTGA
- a CDS encoding amino acid deaminase produces the protein MQPDFVVDHRCKSYPLTAAPMQASQLAARGWNVLRDDLPYPLAVIRRSALEHNARWMQDYAARRNIQFAPHGKTTMSPQLFDMQLKGGAWGLTFATIYQLSVGVEAGMRRAIIANQVVAPADLDGLDALLARHSDLRVWFLVDSIAQLRCIEDWAKARGSQRAFDVLIEVGIPGQRTGVRTLEEAVALAQAVHASPAARLGGIECYEGGLAQCNSAHDVPAVAEMVHRVVDIAKACDAQGLLPDAQPILSAGGSAIFDLVVPLLQGAGLSRSFMGVLRSGCYITHDHGNYQRLLKLVEQREGLQGSLQAALEVWSVVQSVPEPGLALLTCGRRDISYDLEMPSVQRLAVRGSTTAQAAPAGWKISALNDQHAYLRFDPTQGAPAVGDRVSLGISHPCTTFDKWRWIAVVDDAWNLVDAIETRF, from the coding sequence ATGCAACCCGATTTTGTTGTGGACCACCGCTGCAAGAGCTATCCACTGACCGCTGCGCCCATGCAGGCCTCGCAACTGGCCGCGCGCGGCTGGAATGTGCTGCGTGATGACCTGCCGTACCCGCTGGCCGTCATTCGCCGGTCGGCGCTGGAGCACAACGCGCGCTGGATGCAGGATTACGCCGCGCGCCGCAACATCCAGTTTGCGCCGCATGGCAAGACCACCATGTCGCCCCAGCTGTTTGACATGCAGCTCAAGGGCGGCGCCTGGGGCCTGACCTTTGCCACGATCTACCAGTTGTCAGTTGGGGTGGAGGCGGGCATGCGCCGTGCCATCATCGCCAACCAGGTGGTGGCGCCTGCCGACCTGGATGGGCTCGATGCCCTGCTGGCGCGGCACAGCGATCTGCGGGTGTGGTTTCTCGTCGATTCGATTGCGCAGCTGCGCTGCATTGAAGACTGGGCCAAGGCCCGTGGCAGCCAGCGCGCCTTCGATGTGCTGATCGAAGTGGGCATTCCTGGCCAGCGCACTGGCGTGCGCACGCTGGAGGAAGCCGTGGCGCTGGCGCAGGCCGTGCATGCATCGCCAGCGGCGCGCCTGGGCGGTATCGAATGCTACGAGGGGGGGCTGGCCCAATGCAATTCTGCGCATGATGTGCCAGCGGTGGCCGAGATGGTGCACCGCGTGGTGGATATTGCCAAGGCCTGCGATGCGCAGGGCCTGCTGCCCGATGCGCAGCCGATTCTGAGCGCGGGCGGCTCAGCCATTTTCGACCTGGTGGTGCCGCTGTTGCAGGGCGCGGGCCTGTCGCGCAGCTTCATGGGCGTGCTGCGCTCGGGCTGCTACATCACCCACGACCATGGCAATTACCAGCGCTTGCTCAAGCTGGTGGAGCAGCGCGAAGGCCTGCAGGGTTCGCTGCAGGCGGCGCTGGAGGTCTGGTCGGTGGTGCAGTCCGTGCCCGAGCCGGGCCTGGCGCTGCTGACCTGCGGCCGCCGCGATATCTCGTACGACCTGGAGATGCCTTCGGTGCAGCGCCTTGCCGTGCGCGGCAGCACCACGGCGCAGGCCGCGCCTGCCGGCTGGAAGATCAGCGCGCTCAACGACCAGCACGCCTACCTGCGGTTCGATCCCACACAGGGCGCGCCCGCCGTGGGCGATCGCGTGTCGCTGGGCATCTCGCACCCTTGCACCACGTTTGACAAGTGGCGCTGGATTGCCGTGGTGGACGACGCCTGGAACCTGGTGGATGCCATCGAAACAAGGTTCTGA
- a CDS encoding acyl-CoA dehydrogenase family protein, which yields MDFALTEEQQQIVDAIEKVCAPFDADYWHARDDDGEFPEAFYRALADAGWLGIAMPEEFGGAGLGITEAALMMHTISATGAGLSGASAVHMNIFGLHPVVVYGTQEQKARMLPPLIAGKDKACFGVTEPNTGLNTLKLKTRAVRGTDSEGDHYLVHGQKVFISTAQEASKILLLARTKPVEECKGTEGLSLFYTDFDRSKIEVHEIPKMGRKCVDTNQLFIDGLRIPVEDRIGEEGRGFEYILHGMNPERILIACEAIGLGRAALSRAAKYAGEREVFNRPIGKNQGIQHPLAERWIELEAAFLLAMKAAWLYDQHKPCGAEANAAKYLGAEAGFRACETAIFTHGGMGYAKEFHVERYMRESWIPRLAPVSPQLILCFIAEKVLGLPKSY from the coding sequence ATGGATTTCGCACTGACCGAAGAGCAGCAGCAGATCGTCGATGCCATCGAGAAAGTCTGCGCACCGTTTGATGCCGATTACTGGCATGCGCGCGATGACGACGGCGAGTTTCCCGAGGCCTTCTACCGTGCGCTGGCCGATGCGGGCTGGCTGGGCATTGCCATGCCCGAGGAGTTTGGCGGCGCGGGTTTGGGCATCACCGAGGCGGCGCTGATGATGCACACCATCTCCGCCACGGGCGCGGGCCTCTCGGGGGCCTCTGCCGTGCACATGAACATTTTTGGCCTGCACCCGGTCGTGGTGTACGGCACGCAGGAGCAGAAGGCGCGCATGCTGCCGCCGCTGATCGCGGGCAAGGACAAGGCCTGCTTTGGTGTGACCGAGCCGAACACCGGCCTCAACACGCTCAAGCTCAAGACCCGCGCCGTGCGCGGCACGGACAGCGAAGGCGATCACTACCTGGTGCACGGCCAGAAGGTGTTCATCTCCACTGCGCAGGAGGCGAGCAAGATCTTGCTGCTGGCGCGCACCAAGCCGGTGGAGGAATGCAAGGGCACCGAAGGCCTGTCGCTGTTCTACACCGACTTTGATCGCAGCAAGATCGAAGTGCACGAGATTCCCAAAATGGGCCGCAAGTGCGTGGACACGAACCAGCTCTTCATCGACGGCCTGCGCATTCCGGTGGAAGACCGCATTGGAGAGGAGGGCCGAGGCTTTGAGTACATCCTGCACGGCATGAACCCCGAGCGCATCCTGATTGCCTGCGAAGCCATCGGCCTGGGGCGCGCTGCGCTCTCACGCGCTGCCAAGTACGCCGGTGAGCGCGAGGTGTTCAACCGCCCCATCGGCAAGAACCAGGGCATTCAGCACCCGCTGGCCGAGCGCTGGATCGAGTTGGAAGCCGCCTTTTTGCTCGCCATGAAGGCCGCCTGGCTGTACGACCAGCACAAGCCCTGCGGCGCAGAGGCCAATGCGGCCAAGTACTTGGGGGCAGAGGCGGGTTTTCGCGCCTGCGAGACGGCGATCTTCACGCATGGCGGCATGGGCTACGCCAAGGAATTCCATGTGGAGCGCTACATGCGCGAGAGCTGGATTCCGCGCCTCGCGCCAGTGAGCCCGCAGCTCATCCTGTGCTTCATTGCCGAGAAGGTGCTGGGCCTGCCCAAGTCGTATTGA
- a CDS encoding MurR/RpiR family transcriptional regulator, with the protein MVMNRPALTLQVLQQQQSALPLAQRQVIDVILQDPGAAVLATVEQLAAQAHVSMPTIVRMCRRFGYDSVREFMVALAQTLAVSGSHLHRSVREDDSTGDVVSKIVHAAAGAIANLGQKLDAALIDEVAAKMAAATRIDCYSVGAASSFMAQELQSRLFRLGLTSNAIFDAHQQLVSASTLGKKGVAFVISHVGRMPFTLEAAQFARQQGATVVALTQPGTPLAELADHVLAVTVPQDAVMRVGTEAYLAHLVVIEILMVRLAQILGPRVITGMQQYKRLLETHGFDSYEYMGFQQPAQQRRSAALGAEPAPVPRKKSASAQKDGGQGRKQARKQD; encoded by the coding sequence ATGGTGATGAATCGTCCGGCTCTCACCCTGCAGGTGCTGCAGCAGCAGCAGTCCGCGTTGCCGCTGGCGCAGCGCCAGGTGATTGATGTCATCCTGCAAGACCCGGGCGCTGCTGTGCTCGCCACGGTGGAGCAGCTGGCTGCGCAGGCCCATGTGTCCATGCCCACCATCGTGCGCATGTGCCGCCGCTTTGGCTATGACTCGGTGCGCGAGTTCATGGTGGCGCTGGCGCAGACGCTGGCAGTGTCGGGTTCGCACCTGCACCGCAGTGTGCGCGAGGACGACTCCACGGGCGATGTGGTCAGCAAGATCGTGCATGCCGCAGCGGGCGCGATTGCCAACCTGGGGCAAAAGCTCGATGCCGCGTTGATCGACGAGGTGGCGGCCAAGATGGCAGCGGCCACGCGCATCGACTGCTATTCGGTAGGCGCCGCATCGTCCTTCATGGCGCAGGAGCTGCAAAGCCGCCTGTTCCGCCTGGGGCTGACATCGAACGCGATCTTTGATGCGCACCAGCAGCTGGTGTCGGCCTCGACGCTGGGCAAGAAGGGCGTGGCCTTTGTCATCTCGCACGTGGGGCGCATGCCTTTCACGCTGGAGGCCGCGCAGTTTGCACGCCAGCAGGGCGCCACGGTGGTGGCGCTGACCCAGCCGGGCACGCCGCTGGCCGAGCTGGCCGACCATGTGCTGGCCGTCACCGTGCCGCAGGATGCGGTGATGCGCGTGGGCACCGAGGCCTATCTGGCGCACCTGGTGGTGATCGAGATTCTGATGGTGCGGCTGGCGCAGATTCTGGGCCCGCGCGTCATCACCGGCATGCAGCAGTACAAGCGGCTGCTCGAAACCCATGGTTTCGACAGCTACGAATACATGGGTTTTCAGCAGCCCGCGCAGCAGCGCCGCAGCGCAGCGCTGGGCGCAGAGCCCGCACCCGTGCCGCGCAAGAAAAGCGCCAGCGCCCAAAAGGACGGCGGCCAGGGCCGCAAGCAGGCGCGCAAGCAGGATTGA
- a CDS encoding ABC transporter permease, producing the protein MNAPTSSASTPLSVAAGAGWASAAWVKTLKRLFARKIVLASAIVLLLIVATAVCYPLLTDADPNDMNISMRLHAPSWAHWAGNDELGRDVMARIIFGARYSLMIGFFTALGAVVLGTLIGMLAGYFRRLDAPLMRLVDAMMAFPDILLGIALVSILGASLWNVILALTIVYTPRVARVVRASTLVLRELLFVDAAKALGVSTPMILWRHILPNLLSPVLVQVTFIFAYAILAEAGLSFLGVGVPPEIPTWGTMIAGSLEYADKAFWTILTPGIAIVLTALSLQLLGDGVRDLLDPKLKKKS; encoded by the coding sequence ATGAACGCACCAACCTCCTCCGCATCCACTCCTCTTTCTGTAGCTGCTGGCGCAGGCTGGGCGAGCGCTGCATGGGTGAAAACCTTGAAGCGCCTGTTTGCCCGCAAGATCGTGCTGGCCAGCGCCATCGTGCTGCTCCTGATCGTGGCGACTGCCGTGTGCTACCCGCTGCTGACCGATGCCGACCCCAATGACATGAACATCAGCATGCGCCTGCATGCGCCGTCGTGGGCGCACTGGGCGGGCAACGACGAGCTGGGCCGCGACGTGATGGCGCGCATCATCTTCGGCGCACGCTATTCGCTGATGATCGGCTTTTTCACCGCGCTGGGCGCAGTGGTGCTGGGCACCCTCATCGGCATGCTGGCAGGCTACTTTCGCAGGCTCGATGCGCCGCTGATGCGCCTGGTGGACGCGATGATGGCCTTCCCCGACATTCTGCTGGGCATTGCGCTCGTGTCCATCCTGGGCGCTTCGCTGTGGAACGTGATTCTCGCGCTCACCATCGTCTATACGCCCCGGGTGGCGCGCGTGGTGCGTGCATCGACCCTGGTGCTGCGCGAGCTGCTGTTTGTCGATGCGGCCAAGGCGCTGGGCGTGAGCACGCCGATGATCCTGTGGCGTCACATCCTGCCCAACCTGCTCTCGCCGGTGCTGGTGCAGGTCACCTTCATCTTTGCCTATGCCATCCTTGCCGAGGCGGGCCTGTCGTTCCTGGGCGTGGGCGTGCCGCCCGAGATTCCCACCTGGGGCACCATGATCGCCGGCAGCCTGGAATACGCGGACAAGGCCTTCTGGACGATCCTGACACCCGGCATCGCCATTGTGCTCACGGCCCTGTCGCTGCAACTGCTGGGCGACGGCGTGCGCGACCTGCTCGACCCCAAGCTGAAGAAGAAATCATGA